One Octopus sinensis linkage group LG21, ASM634580v1, whole genome shotgun sequence DNA segment encodes these proteins:
- the LOC118767442 gene encoding uncharacterized protein LOC118767442: protein MSCATCQRIYYDCIYDFYKQNEESIVFLRNHGVLPTDVICPRCRSECVYIKEEHLWQCRSYTDAESRKRQQCRYSVSDFKGSFLDNALIPPWKVVLFVNEFLNQTWSDMILMAKQEMCLRAQEWRSFCCGVTENWLHKQEQIGGESIEVEIGEALIVHRKPDRGPILNQVWLFGGLERTSKRRFVVPLINKERDKATLVPLIQTFIKPGSVIYSDTGAAYSDLSSLGYHHYVINHSENSDQTHIHTQNIERLWREIKWSMRRLSSTGSKYFHQYLARYLFISSEKDKTVLHHKFFREAAQLYVPLSDQPCPSTT from the coding sequence ATGTCGTGTGCAACCTGTCAGCGCATATACTATGATTGCATCTATGATTTTTATAAGCAGAATGAAGAATCTATTGTATTCCTCCGGAACCATGGTGTTCTGCCCACTGATGTAATATGTCCACGCTGTCGGAgtgaatgcgtgtatataaagGAAGAGCATCTCTGGCAGTGCAGGAGCTACACTGACGCTGAATCTAGAAAACGGCAGCAGTGTCGTTATTCAGTATCGGACTTTAAAGGATCCTTTCTTGATAATGCACTCATTCCTCCGTGGAAAGTCGTTCTTTTCGTAAACGAATTTCTAAATCAAACTTGGAGTGATATGATACTGATGGCGAAGCAGGAAATGTGTTTAAGAGCTCAAGAATGGAGGTCGTTCTGTTGTGGAGTAACAGAAAACTGGCTTCACAAACAGGAACAAATAGGTGGAGAATCAATTGAGGTCGAAATTGGTGAGGCCTTAATTGTCCACCGGAAACCTGACAGGGGTCCAATTTTGAACCAAGTTTGGTTGTTTGGTGGATTAGAGCGAACCAGTAAGCGTCGTTTCGTTGTGCCACTAATAAATAAGGAGCGTGACAAAGCGACACTGGTTCCTCTCATCCAGACATTTATCAAACCTGGCTCAGTTATTTATAGTGATACAGGGGCTGCCTACAGTGATTTAAGCAGTTTGGGTTATCACCATTACGTGATAAACCATTCTGAAAATAGTGATCAaacgcatattcacacacaaaacattgaACGTTTGTGGAGGGAGATAAAATGGAGTATGAGAAGGCTGTCAAGTACTGGATCCAAATATTTCCATCAATATCTggccagatatttatttatttcctcagAGAAGGACAAGACAGTATTACACCACAAATTTTTTCGAGAGGCAGCTCAATTATATGTACCCCTCTCGGACCAGCCATGTCCTTCAACTACATAA